In one Melospiza melodia melodia isolate bMelMel2 chromosome 5, bMelMel2.pri, whole genome shotgun sequence genomic region, the following are encoded:
- the ATOH8 gene encoding transcription factor ATOH8 encodes MRSAPLAEGEPWPRLCPAELGGLRRLRRKHGGCKSFRVELKVLSGRRTALRAPPAMPPPAAAAAAAPPAWEPRSAALGPAAAGSAFPAAPPPPPAASPRPRPAEAAGVSPEIKALQQTRRLLANARERTRVHTISAAFEALRKQVPCYSYGQKLSKLAILRIACNYILSLARLADLDYSADHSNMSFSECVEQCTRTLQAEGRSKKRKE; translated from the exons ATGCGGAGCGCGCCGCTGGCCGAGGGCGAGCCCTGGCCGCGCCTGTGCCCCGCCGAGCTCGGCGGGCTGCGGCGGCTGCGGCGCAAGCACGGCGGCTGCAAAAGTTTCCGCGTGGAGCTCAAAGTGCTGAGCGGGCGGCGGACCGCGCTCCGCGCCCCCCCCGCGatgccgccccccgccgccgccgccgccgccgcgccgcccgcctgGGAGCCGCGCAGCGCCGcgctcggccccgccgccgccggcagcGCCTtccccgccgccccgccgccgccgcccgccgcttcCCCGCGCCCGCGGCCGGCCGAGGCGGCCGGCGTCTCGCCCGAGATCAAAGCGCTGCAGCAGACGCGGCGGCTGCTGGCCAACGCCCGGGAGAGGACCCGCGTCCACACCATCAGCGCCGCCTTCGAGGCGCTGCGCAAGCAG GTTCCCTGCTATTCTTATGGTCAAAAGTTGTCCAAACTGGCCATCTTGAGAATAGCCTGTAACTATATCCTTTCCCTGGCCAGACTAGCAGACCTGGATTACAGCGCTGACCACAGTAACATGAGCTTCTCTGAATGCGTGGAGCAGTGCACTAGGACCTTACAAGCAGAAGGAAGATCTAAAAAAAGGAAG GAGTAA